DNA from Tursiops truncatus isolate mTurTru1 chromosome 8, mTurTru1.mat.Y, whole genome shotgun sequence:
CATTTTCTGAGGCCCTGACCCTCTGGGGGAGCCCAGATGTCTGAGATGTCACAAGGCCATGTTTTACTTCAGAAGAGATGCCACAGAGAAAGAGGCCTCTTACGGGTCAGGTCCACCATCACGCCCCGTGTGCCTGGTGAGGAGGGACAGATCACCTAGTGCCTCATGTCTGGCTGCTATATACAGAATTCAGCTTTGTTTGCTCTCTCAGAGCTGGCCGACCCACAATGACAAATCCCACAGGAGCCTTATGTTAAAGCTACATGATTTCCTTGGGAAGAAGAGGGAGCTGGCtagaaaaccaaaaccagacaactgTCCAGGGCACTCCCCCTACCCTGGAGATCAAACCACCAATGAGGAGAATGTTAGGTGAGCACAGAACCCAACACAGAGTACTAGTCTGCTCAGGGAGGCCTTCCATTCAGAAGGATGGCCTGAAGGATAGGATGCAGCCCCTCTGTAACCAAGGAACCTGACAAAACTATCCAGAAGCAGTGTCCCATCAACCAGACTCTACCTCCATGCCCTGGGCAGTCTTGGTCCTTACTTCAGTCCCTATTTACTAGACACCTGAAGGTAACCTTTCATTCCCAAAACTCTGCCCAGCTTACCTCCATTCACAGACCATCTTCCCAAGGGTAGTTTCTAGGTAGCTCAGCTCATCACTTGTGCACTTACTGGCCAGTTTTGATGTCAAATAGAGGACGATCTCTTCTTAGGCCTTGCCGCCAACTCTCAAGGCCTCTCTTTCTGCTGGTAACAGACAGTATGTGATTAAGGACTGAAAGAGTGATGAAGCCCATAATGCTGTGAGGTCAGAGAGGGAGGAGATGCTAAGGTAAAAGCAGGAGATTTGGAGAAAAAAGACTAAAGGCTAGGCCCAGGCTCTATATCTTAGCAGCTCTATAGCCTCTGGCAAGTCAGTCAACCTTCTGTGCCTCAACTctctcattcataaaatgggacTAGTAGAGTTGACCTCTCAGGCAGACACATTTTGTAAACTGCAAGGTGTATTTGGTTATTCTCACTGTGGGCTGGAGTGTTCTGGGAAGAGCAGAATGTAAGGTAGGGCTTAAAGGTTGAGGAAGCTTCAGGACATCTGGTCAGAAAGAAGATGAGTACTCCAGGCATGAGAAATGGCACTAGTACAGGAAAAAAGGTAGAAGGGATGTACCAAGTTTGGCTGCAGTAGAAAGCTTGTGCAGGGAAGAAGCCGAAGTTAGTTTGGAAAGGCAAGTGGGCTGTATTCTGCTGGTAATAGGGAGCTATCACACTTTTTGATCAAGTAAGTGAAAGGATGAGAGTCACGTTTTAGGAAGATCAAACTGACAGAGGTGTGAAGGATGGACGATTGGAGGAGGGTTAGAATACAGGCAGGGTGATCACAGGAGGGTGCCGAACTCCAGATAAGACAGAAGATGAGGGACTTAATGAAGGCCATGGCACGAGGGCTAAAGAGGAGAAAGCAGATTTGAGAGACAGGTATAGAAAAAAAGACACGGTGACAGCGTATTAGAGGAAAAGAATGCTTGGGGACAATTTTCAAGTCTCCCTGACATCACTATCTGGGTGGACAAGGCTGCTCACCAAGCTACAGAATAAAGAAGACACCAGAGAACCGGGAAGATCAAAGTATTTGGATATGTCTATCTAGGATGTCTTAGAATGTCCAAGGGATACTAACCAGAAATTAAGTGAATATATGAGTCTGGAGCTCAGCAACAGAGATGTGAATTGAAGCCACCCAAGATGAGTTCACCCAAGAACACTGTGTACTATGAAAAGTTAAGAGAGGCAAGGACAGAAGGCTGAAGACACCAATACTTAAATGGTGGACAAATATAGAAGAACCtgaaaggaagacagagaagtaGCCAAAAAGATAGGAGGAAGGCAAGAGATTAGTTAGAAAAAGAAGTCAAATGGGTAAAGTACAACGAAGAATAAGTGGTATGAGGAAGAGTACATTCAGGTCAGTGTTTGGTTAATTGATGACCTCCATAAGAGCAATTTCATTGAAATAATGGGGCTGAGAGCTAGACTGCAGTGGATTAAACAATGAATGGGAAGCTAGCAAATGGACAGGATTTGTTGACTATTCTTTTGGGGAGCTTGGCTGAAAAGGAAAGAGCAAGGGtaataaatagaaacaaggaGAATTTAGGATATTTTAGCTAAAATGTATTTTAGCTGAAGGGAACAAGGCACAGAAAATACACCCAAACACACACTGAGTGACTGAGGGAACGTGATCTTGAACATTGGCTGAGACTTAAGACGGAAAGGATGTCTCTTGCACTTTAGTTTAGAAAGGGTGGTGAGGGTAGgtgcattcattcacttaacgATCATTTGTTGAACATGTACTACATGCCAGGAGCTAGGAGTCCATGGATAAAAGAAAGTAATCCTCCAGCCTTTAAGAAATTTGGTCTAGTAGGAAAGACAAATGTGGATCAACAATTACATAAGAGCTCTGTACTAGATTTTGAGGTGGCACAGTGGGGGGAGGTGAGCAACTATGGCTGAATGGGTCAGAGAAGTATTACAAGAGGAGACCCTTGCATAGGGTCCAGAATGAGCAGGGGTTCTCTGGTCCAGGAGAGGAGGGGGTCACGGGCATGCCAAGTAGGTTgcagtgaaaattaaaatgtggcgGGTAGAAGATTTACAGGGTCTGGAGAATAAAGAACCCTAAAGCGACCAGGCGTAGAGGTCCCTGAACTCAGGTTGTTCCAACTGAGGACGACCGGGACGATAGCACAAgggcaaaggagaaaggaagaccTTGAGCCCACTCAGTAGTGTGGGCGAGAAGGTCCCGGAGGGTGGTAGAGACATCTAGAAAGACTTTAAAGGGAGCAGGAATAAAGGGAGCAGGAAGAGACATCGGGTGGGCACACAGGGTCAAACAGGACCTTGCGATTTCTCACTGCGGCCAGGGGACAAGCAAGCAACCGCTACCGCCCGAGCCGAGCCGACCACCAAAAACAGCGAGACGCATGGGGCTGCTCAGGATGGGGCGGTTGGTGAGCAGCAGAGAAATACAGTGGCCCCAGCAGGTTCCTGGGCCGTGTCCCTGGGAAAAGCGCCCGGCCCACCTGGACCCCAGCTGCGTGCACTACTGCGTCCCAAGCCCCGCCTTCCGCGCCAGCGCTCCGCCTCTGAGCCCGAGCGCACGCGTGACAGCACGGAGAAGGCTCTCGGCCCCCGAAGCCTCCGGAACAACTCTATGACGGAGAGTTCACCCCACAGGAAGTGGAAACAGCAAAACCCGCAGCAGCTCAAGACCCGCGACGCCAAAAAAGCTCCGCCCTCGGCCCGGCCTCCGGACCGGAAGTGAGGCGTTGGCTCCGCCCCCGAGCTCGATAGCTCGCGAGACTTTGCAGAGCCCTTCCTTTTTCGTCTCGGTCGCTGACATGGTAGGTGATTTTTCTGATGCGTCCGCATAGTTGCTGGCCTAGGCCGCGATCTTTACTCACCTTGCACCCCAGCCACCTACTCCCGAGCTTGGCCCGGTCCTCCAGGCCGCGCATGGCCAGCCGCAGGGCGGGGTAGCCGGCGTGGgtccggggcggggcggggagccTGGGGCCGCGTGTTCATCCTGCGGTTCGGTTTCTCGAGACACGCGGTCCGGGGTTCCCGGGCGCCTCCCTGATGAGGCCGCACGGCCCCGGGCCAAGCCGTAACCTCGACTTTGCTGAAGGCGCAACAAAGCAGATCCTTGATCCCCAGGCCTATAGGCCTCTCACAGACTGGCAAGCTTCGCCCCCTGCCCCTCTTCCCTTAGGCCTTATCACCAAGCACCTTTTCCCACACAGCCATCCAGACTAAGGAAGACCCGGAAACTTAGGGGGCACGTGAGCCACGGCCACGGCCGCATCGGTAAGTACTGTCTCCACATCCTGGTCGGCCTTGGGCTATCTCTGCATGGTGCTAGCTTGTCAGGAAGTAGGTAACTTAGAGAAGTGGGTTAGTTAGAGCTCTTGGCGGTCGAGTCGGATTGAATTTGATCATTAGCTGTTGGCTTTATCTTTGAGAATTCTCTAGTACTCCAGTTTTAGAGAATTTCACGTCAGTTGGGGGGTTGGAAATTGAGCGGGGTCCAGTATTGAATTGGTTGAAGGTATGGACTACTGTGCTAGTGTTGTGAGGTGGAACACTGCAAAGTGATGATCATCCCAGAGTCTTGAAGGAACAGCATTGCTGGAAGAGGGGTAttaagcaaaggcacagaggtatgGGGAAATGCTTTTGCGAGAAGTAATATCGAGGGGTTGGAGAAGGCTATTTTAGCCATGtagctttgtgtttctgcaggcAAACACCGGAAGCACCCGGGAGGCCGCGGTAATGCTGGTGGCATGCATCACCACAGGATCAACTTCGACAAATAGTGAGTGTTTTTCGGACTCTGCCTTTCCTGACACTGACAGCTTTGGACTTAGGGGTAGAGGGTAGTTAAGAACATCTTCAACGGGAAGCAAGGCTCTTACCACTCAGAAACCTTGCTTGTGGCTGGGTTTCGTCAAGTTAATATTTGATGTGAACTGAGAACTTGTCACCGAGGCTAGAGTCACGCTTGGGTATCGGCTATTGCCTTAGTGTGCTAGAGTCCTCGAAGAGAAACTGCTGACCTTATTCACTGGCTGTGGCCCTCGTGGCATAGTCAGTCACCGGGTTAGTGACATGCATCAGATTGACTTACACAACTGTTAGATCCGTTTAACACCCACAAATTAGCGGGGTTGTGTTTTAACTACTTGTTTAGGAGACCTGTGTTACAGGAGTGTGGGGAAGCTGTCAAGTGACCTGAATCCTAGTCTTGGCACTGCCTCTCACTTTCTCAGTGACTTACTTTGGTTCCGTGAAATAAGGCTAGTCTTTTCCACCCGATAGTCTTTGGTggctttttaaagatttgttttattCAAGAAGTGGAGTACCTGCTTTGTCACTCTTCTGCATGAGTGCACACCTTACACTGTAATGGGGGGAGATGGACTGTGGAGATGGTAAACATAGCTTTTTAGTTGGAGTGAGGTAATGGAAATGGTTGCCTTCTTTTCTCAGTCACCCAGGATACTTTGGGAAAGTTGGTATGAGGCATTACCACTTAAAGAGGAACCAGAGCTTCTGCCCAACTGTCAACCTTGATAAATTGTGGACCTTGGTCAGTGAGCAGACACGGGTAAATGCTGCCAAGAACAAGACTGGAGCTGCTCCTATCATTGATGTGGTGCGATCGGTGAGTGAATTGAATATTTTTTGCCTTTCAAAATTCTGGATAATATACTTGCACCTAAAGTCTATACCCAGATACCTACTAGACAGTTACACTTTCCGTAGCATTTCCACGGGTACTTACTGATCAAAATTGAACTCTTGTTCAATTGTGATTCATGCAAAACATTTGAAGAGTAGTTCTTCCACTCCCTCattcatttacttcatttttcaCTTGAACGTTTTCCGATCGGTTATCTTATTCCTAGTGTCAGTGCCCTGATTTGTACGGGTTTCTCACCTGAACTATTGGTAGTAATTTAGGTCAGCTGGCTCTGGTCTGTTTTACACAAGACTGCATGAGGCACAGCCCTTGGCTCTTTATGTTTCTTACAGAATAAAATCCTAGTATGTTCAATTGTTATTTAAGGCCCGACATTATCTGAAGAGaacccccgcccccctccccaaaaaaaagcatttttgtaTATCATTAGGAGTTCTGGTCCTTGTGTCAGTCTTACCCACTGTGGGTATGGAGGTGGTGGGAATCCTGAGGGGGCTTTcagtaaagttttaaatttccctttctcaGCCTTTTCTTTGAGCAATTCTGATGACCATGACTTGGAGCATTGCTGGaaatgtgattttccttttttgcttatcAAGTCGTAATTGAATAGGAGAAAGGGTTTGAGCTCTGCCCGAGACTAGAGTCACATCCTGACAGCTCTTGTCCTGGTGTGCTAGAGTCCTCGGAGAGAATCTGCTGGTCTTGATTCACTGGCGAGGGCAGTCAGTGCCCCCGGGAGTGCCCAGATCAGAAACATGCCCTCCCTGGCCCCTAGATGGAGTGGATTGGTAGGCATTTTTCTTCGTACCCATCACAGAGTTGGTGACTGCCACGGTGCATTATAAACCCTTTTCTCTGTTCTAGGGTTACTACAAAGttctggggaagggaaagctcCCAAAGCAGCCTGTCATCGTGAAGGCCAAATTCTTCAGCAGAAGAGCTGAGGAGAAGATTAAGGGTGTTGGTGGGGCTTGTGTCCTGGTAGCTTGAAGCCACGTGGTGGGAGATTCATtaaatgataacaagtgctttTCTCTTCTGGTCTGAGTGAGGGTTCTTTGGCACTTCTACCTCCCTACCTGTACAGAAACCCACCTAACAGGTTCTAGGAGTAAGGGTTTGAGGACCTGGGCTCTTCCACCAGCTCCCCTCAAAGTATGGAAGAGATGGCACCAACACTGAGAATAAGGCCTTGGCTGGTTACCTAATTTGAGGCTTCTCACTTACAAAGCGAGAATGATACCTGTTGGTGCCGTCATACCATTGAAAGGCCTGTTGGCATTGTGTGCTCTGACTTTATAAATGAGTGGGACAATGTGCCCTTAATTGTTCCATGTCAAGGGGGAAAACTCATGATCTTTACAAGATTTTGATGAGTCATGTTGGAAAGATGGGTCAGTGGTAGGATAGAAGTGGTTCTTTGGGACTTACTTCGTCAGTTTAAGGTTCTTACACTTGGCTTCCTCATCTCAGACCAAACCATTCTGTTAATCAAAATGTTGGAATGGGGCCCAACAGTCTGAATTTTAAACACACCAGGGCTTTTACACATCAGAGTGGTTTAGATTCTAGAAAGCAGTTGTCAGGATTTATGGGTCCTTGTGCATAGGAGTCTTCATGTTCAAAAAAATAACATCATGAAATGCTAATGATTTTCCTTCCAGCGTGAAATGTATCTAATAGAGAAATTTGGGGAATGCTAAAAGGCCAGAAACCAGAATCAGGTTTCCTAGGGTTTGTTACCTCCTGCAAAACCAAGAAGATGAGCAATGCTTGTGTGCAGATAGGACCCTCTTAGATCCTGGTAAATTATAATTTGGTATagttttccaagattttgaaagttttttggCCCATAATAGAACTTGCAGTCTAGAACCCTGACCAAAGAATAGTTAAGATGGCACTTAAGCCCCCTAAAACTCTACTTACATGTTTAGTTTGGTAGAGGGTGGTTTCTGTATTGTTTTGTGGGATCATAAATAGACTGGGAACTATGACTTTCTGTGAGACTAATTTGTCATGACAGCCTTCAGAAGATATTGGGGATGGTCAAATGTAAGGAAAGACAGGGGAGGAAATGTAATTGATTTGTATAATGGAGAGTTAAAGGTGTCAGGAAGGCACTCAGCTGGATAAGCTAATAACGATCATTAACATCTTCTGTTGGTACTGGTGGAGAAAGGTAAAAATCGGGTTTCCCTTAATGTCTTTTGGAGGACTTACAATAGGGAAGCTTCAATGCCTTCTAGACACTGAAGATACATAAATGTGTAAATACAGTGTCTTAAGATTCAGGCCGGATTTGAAATTTATATCTAAAcctaatagctgtgtgacttaggcttagtccagttttctcatctttaaatttAGGTAAACGTACCTACTTGAGGATTGTGTGGATTAAGTAAGATGGAAAGCATTTACTAAATTTTTGTGTTTCGCTCTTAGTAACCAGCATGTAAGTGAACCATTATTACCCGAGCAGACAAGTCAGTTAACCTTGGTGTGATTCAGTCAATGGGAAAGTGGTCTAAACACAGGAAAGAGCAAACATGCATTTAGGAAACCCAGTTTGGAAAGGTTAGGCAAGTTGGGAGGTGTTATATGGGAGAGGAACATGGAGCGAACAGTTATTCTGGCCCGGCTGTAGTTTAAGGGCACAAGGCTACAGTGGAAGGCTGGAGGCGGGACCATGAGGATGGAAGACAGGATTCAGAAGACATAAGGGACAGACAGGACTTGGTGACTGAATTGGGGTGGGGCTGGCAGCAAAATATGGTTTAGGGGGAGGATAGGTGGTCAGTAGTCCCTTTATGGCTAGCTTCCTCCAAGGTTTCATTGCTAGAACCTTGCAGTATAACTGTCCTGAAACTGGGTGGGATAATGCTCATCCCAATCCTATATGGAGGTGCTGCTGTTGGACATGGATGCTAAGTATGAAAGTCAGTCACTAGTACAGCCATTCTGAATAGGGAGGATGCCTCAAGAGTATAGCTGCTGAtctgtgtgagctgccatgttcTGGCTTGCTCACTCACCATTATCTACAGGTAATAACTGGGGAGATGCTCTGATTACTCCCAGGTAATACTGTTGCCAAAGGAAGCTGGGTTACTGGTGAAAAGCCAAACATGTTCAAGATAATGGAGGACACGGACCTAGAGCAAGTGCTTATCTTTCATAGGACCAAAGGCAAACCTTACGCTTTGGTTTTATATCTGAGAGTGAAACGTGCCAATGCTGAGATACATAATATAGCCGATGCATAGGAAAAGTTCATGCATTAGATTGTCGAGCTTTGATTAGCCTGTCCGGTAGGCACAGAGACCCATACTGCCACTGCCTCTTTAGTGGCCGATGATAAGTGCACGGTGTTGATGAGATTCTCCCATGTAGGGGGAGCAGATGCCCCATAACTTAACAGGTGCCCCCTAACTCAGGTTAACGGCTAAATTCTCTATCAGCTTGAATTGCTAAGTATATTTCTAGCCTAATAATTAATGAATGTGCTTTAAATACATTGTTATTCAAACCTCGGAGCTGCCACTGTGACTTCCAATTTATGGGAAATGTCCGCCACATAATTTGCAAAAGCCCTCATTGTCAAAACCAGCTAAATAGGATTTTAACTTttcaattcaaataaatattactaTGCGATGGCTAGCTAGCCCAGTAGCAGCCAGCCCGGGATGAAAAGCAGCCAAAGGCGTGCACCACCGGCGAGAGGCAGGCAGCGCTCGCGTACCTGCGCTGCGGGGTGGGAAGTTACCGGGATGCCAGCGGCTGGAGCCCTGTGGAGGCTGGCGCCCTAGCAGCCGCTCTCGTTGGTCCCTACCGCCCGACGTCCTTGGCGCACTCAAACCGTCCGCACCGCACAGCCGCTCTCCTCTCCCTTGCCGCTGAGCCACTTCCTGAGGGTGTGAGGTTCTGGTTCCGGCGTCACTTTGATCTCTGTCCCATCCCACCCCAGGGCCGGAAGCATGATAGGCGCCGATCCGCCATTTccggcagggggcggggctggcCCGTGGCGCGCGGACGAGGCGGGAGGTTTAACCCGGCCAGTGTCCAAGTGCGGCGTCGTGGGCGCACAGCCTATGTCGCCTGCCTCGCCGCACTCAATTTCCGCTTTGGCTGCGCGGAAGAAGAGAAGCTGTGGCCTTTTGATGCACTTTCAAGATGGGAATTTCCATATCTCTCAGATTACGTTGCCGTTAAAAGATAATGAGAGTTCGACGTactttgggattaaaaaaaaacaaaacaaaagaaaaacttgtaCGTGCATGGGAAGGTTCTGGAAGAACAATGcagaagggatttttttcctcatgagtTTTGGGAGGTGAGGAAGATGATGTATGCTTTGGTAGTTTGTTTCTTCCTTAACCAAATGCATATTACTTTCACGttaaaaagcaatataaataGACAGCTTGAACTACAAGTTATGGTAGCTTGTCAGTGCTGAAAagtaatattttctcttattctagaACTTCATGACCTTTTAAATTACACCCACCCCCACAGCCCATAGGCAAGTAAATTCAAGATGTTTTGGAATGCCATACTGTGTGGCTCTAGAAACTAATTTTGTGCGTCGCCCCTAGGAAGAATATAGGTTAAGTGTATGTTTCATTTCTGGCTCTGTTTTGCAGCccagtttttgttttactttcatttctacttaaagttggtttaaaaaaaaaaaaaccccaatttaTGTATCCTTATAAATCAGTCCTTTGGGGTACAAGGTGAGTTATAAgtcttatttgcaaaacaaaggGTATTATTTTTAACACAATTTAAACTGATCTGTGATATAATTAGAATAATTTTCTTGGGGTCCTAATTCCACATACCATCCAGCGTGAACCACAGTTGCTTTCCAAGAGCATTCCAAAATATTGCCTTTAAAAAGCCCATACTTCTCATTTCAACATTGTGTTTACCAGAGCATGGTAATTTACTGAAAAGAGCATTCAGAAAGATCTAATAGCGCAACCTGCCCTGCTCTAAAAGTTAGCAGACCGATTACTGGAGAAAACCCCAGGGCCTTTCTTAACTCCAGAATGGAGGAGGGCTGACAGTTCATAGGCACTGGGACTTCTGGTAGAGGAGACAGCATTGCGCTGCCCCTGAGCAATTTCCCAGAAAGGCACTGTCTAAGCACTGTTATTTTCAGTAGTGTGGACACCAtcctcgggggggggggggggcgcattTTGTAAAGGTACGGGAGCATTTTTGGTCACAATTATGGAAGGGAAGCAACCAGAGATGCTTGATGTCCTGCAATGTATGGGTTGATTCTAAACCAGGGGTCCGCGgtctgttaggaactgggctgcacagcaggaggggagcagTGGGCAAGTGAGCAAAGCCgcctctgctgctccccatcgct
Protein-coding regions in this window:
- the RPL27A gene encoding large ribosomal subunit protein uL15, which encodes MPSRLRKTRKLRGHVSHGHGRIGKHRKHPGGRGNAGGMHHHRINFDKYHPGYFGKVGMRHYHLKRNQSFCPTVNLDKLWTLVSEQTRVNAAKNKTGAAPIIDVVRSGYYKVLGKGKLPKQPVIVKAKFFSRRAEEKIKGVGGACVLVA